A region from the Triticum aestivum cultivar Chinese Spring chromosome 3D, IWGSC CS RefSeq v2.1, whole genome shotgun sequence genome encodes:
- the LOC123080028 gene encoding transcription factor bHLH128: MNRPTPAHHRGMPPPPQLARYGSAPGSFLAALADSVARGGGGSDAPASQQHQPVAAVVSRFFSGESSGLTSCESSCRTADAPPALQRAYGGSGEIHVPLPQQQQQQQPGLLRHSSSPAGLLSRLMADPHGNGGMGGTRGGGMGSGYAHSHSQGGGNVDAMAAQQRRLSSQWSFSRQQDMMPHIAEMGMAMPTPMPPAADAGESIGTGHGGGSSDLSRSFSMSSWDDTNSNIIFSAPGGGGKKAKLMADGDDGMVTSFSNIDSQFGSSLDMPGMDDYLQLQQDSVACRVRAKRGCATHPRSIAERERRTRISKRLRRLQDLVPNMDKQTNTSDMLDIAVDYIKVLQDQIEKLKQDQGNCSCSADQKC, translated from the exons ATGAACCGCCCGACGCCGGCGCACCACAGgggcatgccgccgccgccgcagctggcGCGGTACGGCTCCGCGCCGGGCTCGTTCCTCGCCGCGCTCGCCGACTCCGTCGCGCGCGGCGGGGGCGGAAGCGACGCGCCGGCCTCCCAGCAGCACCAGCCGGTGGCCGCCGTGGTGAGCCGGTTCTTCTCGGGGGAGTCGTCCGGGCTGACCTCCTGCGAGTCCAGCTGCCGGACGGCGGACGCCCCGCCGGCGCTCCAGCGGGCctacggcggctccggcgagatccacgtgcccctcccgcagcagcagcagcagcagcagccggggCTCCTCCGCCACAGCAGCTCCCCCGCCGGGCTGCTCTCCCGCCTCATGGCCGACCCGCACG GCAATGGCGGCATGGGCGGCACGAGAGGAGGAGGGATGGGGAGCGGCTATGCGCACTCGCACTCCCAGGGCGGAGGTAACGTCGACGCGATGGCGGCGCAGCAGAGGAGGCTGAGCTCGCAGTGGAGCTTCTCGAGGCAGCAGGACATGATGCCGCACATCGCGGAGATGGGGATGGCCATGCCGACGCCGATGCCGCCCGCGGCCGACGCCGGCGAGAGCATCGGCACCGgccacggcggcggctccagcgacCTCTCCAGGAGCTTCTCCATGAGCTCCTGGGACGACACCAACTCCAACATCATCTTCTCCgcgcccggcggcggcggcaagaagGCCAAGCTGATGGCCGACGGCGACGACGGCATGGTCACCAGCTTCAGCAACATCGACTCACAG TTTGGCTCGTCTCTGGACATGCCCGGCATGGACGACTACCTGCAGCTGCAGCAGGACTCCGTCGCCTGCAGGGTCCGCGCCAAGCGCGGCTGCGCCACTCACCCGCGGAGCATCGCCGAGAGG GAAAGAAGAACAAGGATCAGCAAGAGGCTTAGGAGGTTGCAAGACCTCGTGCCCAACATGGACAAG CAAACAAATACTTCAGACATGCTGGACATTGCAGTAGACTACATCAAAGTGCTGCAGGACCAAATTGAG AAACTAAAACAGGACCAAGGAAACTGCTCCTGCTCAGCCGATCAGAAGTGCTGA